Proteins co-encoded in one Stomoxys calcitrans chromosome 5, idStoCalc2.1, whole genome shotgun sequence genomic window:
- the LOC106082417 gene encoding uncharacterized protein LOC106082417 has protein sequence MTSKDSLKSDGTVTKTQVQHMHQLKHQHSFEQRYASIINQQILETTINKEVLQRQANAFFPFGRSSSSDSSEGSKIKQIQEEDAEQEVTESVEKQKQAEAGAVE, from the coding sequence ATGACATCAAAGGATAGCCTCAAATCTGATGGCACAGTGACCAAAACTCAAGTGCAGCACATGCATCAACTGAAGCATCAGCACAGCTTTGAGCAACGCTATGCTTCTATCATAAATCAACAGATACTGGAGACTACCATCAACAAGGAAGTGCTGCAAAGGCAGGCCAATGCTTTCTTTCCCTTTGGACGCAGTTCCTCGAGTGACAGCTCAGAAGGgagtaaaattaaacaaattcaaGAAGAAGATGCAGAGCAAGAGGTTACGGAAAgcgtagaaaaacaaaaacaggctGAGGCTGGGGCCGTTGAGTAG